Genomic DNA from Modestobacter versicolor:
CTGGAGCCGGGCAGCAACGTGCTCGGCCGCGGCACCGAGGCCGACATCCGGCTGCCCGACACCGGGGTGAGCCGCAAGCACGCCGACGTCCAGCTGCACGGCGGCACGGTCACCGTCGAGGACCTGGGCTCCACCAACGGCACGCTGGTCAACGGCCGCCGGGTGGCCAGCCAGGACCTCGCGGACGGCGACGTCATCAGGATCGGCCACTCCGTGCTGGTCTACCGGCAGGACGGCTCGTGATCGAGGCCGCACAGCAGCCGGGGGTGGTCGGCTGATGGCGGAGATCGTCGTCCAGGCCTTCCGCTTCGGGTTCCTGCTGCTGCTGTGGCTGTTCATCTTCGCGGCGTTCCGCGTGGTCCGCGCCGACCTGTTCGGCGGTCGCGCCGGCCGGGTCGCCTCCGTCCCGCCCCGGGCCGCCGCGGCCGGCCGCAAGCGCGGCGCACGCGGCCCCCGCCACCTGGTCGTCACCGCGGGCCCGCTCTCGGGCACCCGCATCACCCTCGGGGAGCAGGCGATCCTGATCGGCCGTGCCGACGACTCCACGCTCGTGCTCACCGACGACTTCGCCTCGTCGCGGCACGCGCGCCTGACCAACCGCACCGGCCAGTGGTACGTCGAGGACCTCGGCTCCACCAACGGCACCTACCTCGACCAGCAGCGCGTGCAGGGCCCGCTGCTGGTCGCCCCCGGCCAGCCGATCCGGATCGGGCAGACCGTGCTGGAGCTGCGCTCATGACACTCGTCCTGCGCTACGCCGCGCGCTCCGACCGCGGCCTCATCCGCGGCACCAACCAGGACTCCGTCTACGCCGGCCCTCGACTGCTCGCCGTCGCCGACGGGATGGGCGGCCACGCCGCCGGCGACGTCGCCAGCAAGGTGGTCATCGCCGCGCTGGAGCACCTGGACGACGACGCCCCCTCCGGCGACCTGCTGCAGGCGCTGCGCCAGGCGGTCTTCGACGGCAGTGAGCACCTGCGCGAGGTCATCCGGGAGGCGCCGCACCTGGAGGGCATGGGTACGACGCTCACCGCCGTCCTCTTCGCCGGCGGCCGGCTGGGGCTGTGCCACGTCGGCGACTCCCGCGCCTACCTGATGCGCGACGGCGAGCTCGCCCAGATCACCCACGACGACACCTTCGTGCAGACGCTGATCGACGACGGCCGGATCACCGAGGAGGAGGCGAACAGCCACCCGCAGCGCTCGCTGCTGCTGCGCGCCCTCAACGGCCAGGACGTCGAGCCCGACCTGTCGATGCGCGACGCCCGCGCCGGCGACCGCTACCTGCTCTGCTCCGACGGTCTCTCCGGCGTCGTGACCTTCGAGACGCTGGCCTCGGCGATGCGCGACCCCGACCCGCAGGCCACCGCCGACCGGCTGATCGAGCTGGCGCTGCGCAGCGGCGGGCCGGACAACATCACCTGCATCGTCGCCGACGTCGTCGAGGACGACGGCCGGGGCGCCCTGATCGAACCGGTGGTCGACGGTGCTGCCGGTGACAACCGCGGCCAGCGGGACGTCGACCCGCGCTCGGCGGCCGGCCGGGCCGCGCTGGCCGACCCGCAGCCGGCGCAGCAGAGCTCGCCGGCGGCCAGCAGCTCCCCGCCGCCGCGCCGTCGCCGGCCGGCCCGCACCGCGCTGATCGCGCTGGCCACCGTCGTCGTCCTGGGCGCCGCCGCGATCGGCACCTACCTGTTCGTGATGGACCACTGGTTCGTCGGGGTGGCCGAGACCGCCGACGGCGACGAGGTCGCGGTGTTCCAGGGGGTCGACGCCTCCATCGTCGGCATCGACCTGTACCGGCTGGACCGGTCCACCGGGCTGGCGACCAGCGACCTCACCCAGGCCGCGCGCAGCCGGGTCTCCGGCGGGATCGACGCCAGCGACCGCGCGGACGCCGAGCGCATCCTGGCCAACCTGCGCGAGCAGCAGCTCGAGCCGTGCCGGCCCGCGTCGAGCACCGCCGCCAGCACGACCTCCGCCGCCCCCTCGGGCGCGACCACCCCGGCACCGGCCCCCGGCGCACCGACCACCGCCGCCGACCCGGCCGCCACCGGTGCCCCCACCCCTCCCGCACCGACGACGACGGGCTCGACGACGAGCACGGGGCGGTCCAGCTCCGGTGAGCCGGGAGTGGACTGCCGGGAGGCCGACTGATGGCCGGCCGCCTGATGACCCCCCGAGCAACCGGTCGAGCGACCGGGCGGACCCGACGGTGACCGGTCCCGGGACCGACCCGCGGGCGGCCGCCGCCGGCACCACGCCCGTCCCGACCAAGCGCGGCACCGAGCTGCTGCTGCTGGGCTTCGCGGTGCTCATCACCCTCGCCGCCCAGTGCATCGTCGACCTCACCGTGACCGGCTCGCTGAGCCCGGAGCTGGCCACCTTCGGCACCTGGTTCACCGCGCTGTGGGCGATCGCGCACGTCGTCGTCCGCCGGTTCGCGCCCTACGCCGACCCGCTGCTGCTGCCCTGCGTGGCGGTGCTGATGGGCCTGGGGCTGACGATGATCCACCGGCTGGACATCGCCGGTGACCAGCTCGGCGGCAACAGCAGCGGCGAGGACGCCCCGGTCCAGCTGCTGTGGGCCACGGTCGGCCTGGTGCTCTTCGTGGCCGTCGTGGTCGTCGTCCGCGACCACCGGGTGCTCGCCCGGTTCGCCTACACGCTGGCGCTGATCGGCCTGGTCCTGCTGGCCATCCCGGCGGTGCTGCCCAACTCCGAGATCAACGGCGCGAAGCTGTGGATCCGGGTCGCCGGCTTCTCCATCCAGCCCGGCGAGTTCGCCAAGATCTGCCTGGTCGTCTTCTTCGCCGCCTACCTCGTCGACAAGCGCGACGTGCTGGCGCTGGCCAGCCGCCGGGTGCTGCGGCTCGAGCTGCCCCGCGGGCGCGACCTCGGGCCGGTGCTGCTCGCCTGGGTGGCCTCGATCCTGGTGCTGGTCTTCGAGCGCGACCTGGGCAGCTCGCTGCTGCTGTTCGGGATCTTCGTGGTGATGCTCTACATCGCCACCGAGCGGGCCAGCTGGCTGGTCATCGGCGTGCTGCTCTTCGCCGGCGGCGCGTTCGTCGCCTACCAGGCGTTCAGCCACGTGCGGGTGCGCGTGGACACCTGGCTGGACCCCTTCGCCTACGTCGACACCGGCGGCTACCAGATCGTCCAGTCGCTGTTCAGCCTCGGCACCGGCGGGCTGTTCGGCGCCGGCCTCGGCGGCGGGCGCCCGGACCAGGTCCCGGTGGCCAAGAGCGACTTCATCGCCTCGGCGATCGGCGAGGAGCTGGGCCTGTTCGGCCTGGTCGCGGTGATCGTGCTCTACCTGGTGCTGGTCGAGCGCGGGCTGCGCACCTCGCTGGTGGTGCGCGACGGCTTCGGCAAGCTGCTGGCCGCCGGGCTCTCCTTCGCCGTCGCCTGGCAGGTGTTCGTCGTCCTCGGCGGTGTCACCGGCCTGCTGCCGCTGACCGGCCTGACCACCCCGTTCCTCGCCTACGGAGGCTCGTCGCTGGTCGCCAACTTCGGGCTCGTCGCGCTGCTCGTGCGGATCAGCGACGCCGCCCGCCGCCCGGCCGCCGTTCCCCAACCGACCCCACCCAAGCTGGTCGACGCCCCGACCGAGGTGGTCCGGCCGTGAACGCCCCGCTGCGCAAGGTCGCCATCAGCGTGCTGGTGCTGTTCACCCTGCTCATCGTCAACGTGAACGTCATCCAGGTGGTGCGCGCCGAGTCGCTGCGCGAGAACCCGCGCAACACCCGGGTGCTCACCGAGGAGTACGACCGCGAGCGCGGTGCGATCGTCGTCGCCGGCAACGAGATCGCCTCCTCGGTCGAGACCGACGACGCGCTGACCTACCTGCGGCAGTACGCCGACGGCCCGCTGTACGCGCCGGTGACCGGCTACTACTCGGTGATCTTCGGCAAGCGCGGCATGGAGGACGCCGAGAACGACGTGCTCGCCGGCACCGACGACCGGCTGGCGCTGCGCCGGCTCGGCGACCTGTTCACCGGCCGCGACCCCTCCGGCGGCAACGTCGAGCTGACCCTGGACCCGGCCGTGCAGCAGGCGGCGATGGAGGGCCTGGGCGACGCGACCGGTGCCGTCGTCGCGCTGGACCCCTCGACCGGCGCCGTCCTGGCCCTGGCCAGCACGCCGACCTACGACCCCAACCAGCTGTCCAGCCACGACCCGGCGGCGATGCGCGACTACCAGGCGTCGATCACCCCCGCGGAGGGCTCCGGCGACGCCGACCCCACGGTCAACCAGGCGACCTCCCAGCGCTACCCGGCGGGCTCGATCTTCAAGGTGGTGGTCTCCGCGGCGGCGCTGGCCAGCGGCGACTACACCCCTGAGTCGGTGCTGGCCGCCCCGCAGCGGCTCACCCTGCCGGGCACGAGCACCGAGCTGCGGAACTTCGGCGACGACCCCTGCAGCTCCTCCGGTGAGCAGTCGCTGATCGACGCGCTGACGATCTCCTGCAACACCGCCTTCGCCCAGCTGGGCATCGACCTCGGCGAGGACGCCGTGCGGGACATGGCCGCCGGCTTCGGCATCGACGGCGAGGGCTTCGACATCCCGCTGCCGGTGGCCGGCAGCCAGATCGGCGACATCGCCAACGACGCCGAGCTGGGCGTCACCTCGATCGGCCAGCAGGACGTCGCGCTCACCCCGCTGCAGGCGGCGATGATCGCCTCCGCGGTGGCCAACGACGGCCGGCTGATGAAGCCCCGCCTGGTCGACTCCATCCAGGCGCCCGACCTCACCGTGGTCGACCAGACCGACCCCGAGGAGCTCGGCCGGCCGTTCTCCGCCGAGGTGGCCGACGACCTGACCGAGATGATGACCAGCGTCGTCGAGAACGGCAGCGGCCGCCGGGCCCAGATCAGCGGCGTCACGGTCGCCGGCAAGACCGGGACGGCGGAGACCGGCACCGACGCGCCGGACCACAACTGGTTCATCGGCTTCGCACCCGCCGACGACCCGCAGATCGCCGTCGCCGTCTTCGTCAAGAACGGCGGCGGCACCGGTGGCGACACCTCGGCCCCGATCGCCCGGTCCGTCATCCAGGCCTTCCTCGACAGCCAGGGAGCCGGGGGCTGATGGCCGTCCACGTGGGCAGCGTGCTGGCCGGCCGCTACGAGATCACCGCGCCCATCGCCACCGGTGGCATGGGCGAGGTCTGGAAGGCCCGGGACCGCACGCTGGGCCGCACCATCGCGGTCAAGGTGCTCAAGAGCGAGTACACCGGCGACTCCAGCTTCCTCATCCGCTTCCGCAACGAGGCCCGGCACACCGCGGCGCTGTCGCACCCCAACATCGCCTCGGTCTACGACTACGGCGAGACGACCGTCGAGGGCCAGCGGCTGGCCTACCTGATCATGGAGTTCGTCGAGGGCAAGCCGCTGGTGACGATCCTGGCCGAGCGCGGCCGGCTCACCCCCGAGCAGACCCTCGACGTCCTCGGCCAGGCCGGTGACGGCCTCTCCGCCGCGCACGCCGCCGGGATGGTGCACCGCGACATCAAGCCGGGCAACCTGCTGGTGCGCCCGGACGGCGTGGTGAAGCTGACCGACTTCGGCATCGCCTACGCCCGGGACGCCGCACCCCTGACCCGCACCGGCATGGTCGTCGGCACTGCCCAGTACCTCTCCCCGGAGCAGGCCCAGGGGCACGTGGTCACCGCCGCCTCCGACGTCTACTCCCTCGGCGTGCTGGGCTACGAGTGCGTCGCCGGCGTGCGGCCCTTCGACGGCGAGTCGCAGGTCGCCATCGCGCTCGCCCAGATCAACCGGCCCCCGCCGCCGCTGCCCGCCGACGTCCCCCGGCAGGTGCGGGCGCTGATCGAGCGGGCGCTGGCCAAGGACCCGGCAGCCCGGTTCCCCGACGGCGGCGAGTTCGCCGACGCCGTCCGGGCGGTCGCGGCCGGTGGGCTCGTCCCCCCGCCGACCGCGATGACCACGGTGATCGGTGGCGACGACACCGCCACCTCGATGATCCCGGCGACCGGCGGGCCGGCCACGGCACCGCGGACGATGCCCCCGCTGCACGGCCCCCCGGTCGACGGCGACGATGGCGACCGCAGCTGGGACGACGACCCGGCCGGCGACCCGCGCACGCGCCGGCGCACCCGGCTGGTCTGGGCCGCGGCCGCGCTCACCCTGCTCCTGCTCGTGGCCGGCGGCATCGCGGTCGCGCTCTCCGGGGGCGACGACGACCGCGGCGGCACGGCGTCGCCCAGCGCCTCGACCTCCGCGCCCTCGGTGGCCCCGGCGACCACGAACGCGACCGGCGGCATCGACTTCGACGTCCGGGCCTACGTCGGCCGGGACGCCGATGAGGTGGCGCTGGAGCTCGAGGGGCTGCAGCTGGTGGTCCTGCGCGAGGAGGCGGACGACGAGCAGCTGGTGGCCGCCGCGCAGCAGCTCGACGAGAACACCGTCGTGACCGCCGACCCCGCGCAGGGCACGTTCGCGCCGGGCACGGAGATCACCCTGTTCGTCACCGGCGCCCCGTACACCCCCGAGGACGGGGAGGACGGCGAGGACGGCGAGGACGGCGGGACCGAGCCCACCGAGGGCGAGACCGGTGCCCCGACCTCCGCGGCACCGACCGGTGGCGGGGGCGGCGGCGGT
This window encodes:
- a CDS encoding FHA domain-containing protein FhaB/FipA; this encodes MAEIVVQAFRFGFLLLLWLFIFAAFRVVRADLFGGRAGRVASVPPRAAAAGRKRGARGPRHLVVTAGPLSGTRITLGEQAILIGRADDSTLVLTDDFASSRHARLTNRTGQWYVEDLGSTNGTYLDQQRVQGPLLVAPGQPIRIGQTVLELRS
- a CDS encoding FtsW/RodA/SpoVE family cell cycle protein — translated: MTGPGTDPRAAAAGTTPVPTKRGTELLLLGFAVLITLAAQCIVDLTVTGSLSPELATFGTWFTALWAIAHVVVRRFAPYADPLLLPCVAVLMGLGLTMIHRLDIAGDQLGGNSSGEDAPVQLLWATVGLVLFVAVVVVVRDHRVLARFAYTLALIGLVLLAIPAVLPNSEINGAKLWIRVAGFSIQPGEFAKICLVVFFAAYLVDKRDVLALASRRVLRLELPRGRDLGPVLLAWVASILVLVFERDLGSSLLLFGIFVVMLYIATERASWLVIGVLLFAGGAFVAYQAFSHVRVRVDTWLDPFAYVDTGGYQIVQSLFSLGTGGLFGAGLGGGRPDQVPVAKSDFIASAIGEELGLFGLVAVIVLYLVLVERGLRTSLVVRDGFGKLLAAGLSFAVAWQVFVVLGGVTGLLPLTGLTTPFLAYGGSSLVANFGLVALLVRISDAARRPAAVPQPTPPKLVDAPTEVVRP
- a CDS encoding protein kinase domain-containing protein encodes the protein MAVHVGSVLAGRYEITAPIATGGMGEVWKARDRTLGRTIAVKVLKSEYTGDSSFLIRFRNEARHTAALSHPNIASVYDYGETTVEGQRLAYLIMEFVEGKPLVTILAERGRLTPEQTLDVLGQAGDGLSAAHAAGMVHRDIKPGNLLVRPDGVVKLTDFGIAYARDAAPLTRTGMVVGTAQYLSPEQAQGHVVTAASDVYSLGVLGYECVAGVRPFDGESQVAIALAQINRPPPPLPADVPRQVRALIERALAKDPAARFPDGGEFADAVRAVAAGGLVPPPTAMTTVIGGDDTATSMIPATGGPATAPRTMPPLHGPPVDGDDGDRSWDDDPAGDPRTRRRTRLVWAAAALTLLLLVAGGIAVALSGGDDDRGGTASPSASTSAPSVAPATTNATGGIDFDVRAYVGRDADEVALELEGLQLVVLREEADDEQLVAAAQQLDENTVVTADPAQGTFAPGTEITLFVTGAPYTPEDGEDGEDGEDGGTEPTEGETGAPTSAAPTGGGGGGGGAPAPSSTSTSRTSTVPSSPVVTTPTTPPPATTTVSTPPPETTTAAPPSDPDPNASVGSGTLQNGSTQLVGTE
- a CDS encoding PP2C family protein-serine/threonine phosphatase yields the protein MTLVLRYAARSDRGLIRGTNQDSVYAGPRLLAVADGMGGHAAGDVASKVVIAALEHLDDDAPSGDLLQALRQAVFDGSEHLREVIREAPHLEGMGTTLTAVLFAGGRLGLCHVGDSRAYLMRDGELAQITHDDTFVQTLIDDGRITEEEANSHPQRSLLLRALNGQDVEPDLSMRDARAGDRYLLCSDGLSGVVTFETLASAMRDPDPQATADRLIELALRSGGPDNITCIVADVVEDDGRGALIEPVVDGAAGDNRGQRDVDPRSAAGRAALADPQPAQQSSPAASSSPPPRRRRPARTALIALATVVVLGAAAIGTYLFVMDHWFVGVAETADGDEVAVFQGVDASIVGIDLYRLDRSTGLATSDLTQAARSRVSGGIDASDRADAERILANLREQQLEPCRPASSTAASTTSAAPSGATTPAPAPGAPTTAADPAATGAPTPPAPTTTGSTTSTGRSSSGEPGVDCREAD
- a CDS encoding peptidoglycan D,D-transpeptidase FtsI family protein, which gives rise to MNAPLRKVAISVLVLFTLLIVNVNVIQVVRAESLRENPRNTRVLTEEYDRERGAIVVAGNEIASSVETDDALTYLRQYADGPLYAPVTGYYSVIFGKRGMEDAENDVLAGTDDRLALRRLGDLFTGRDPSGGNVELTLDPAVQQAAMEGLGDATGAVVALDPSTGAVLALASTPTYDPNQLSSHDPAAMRDYQASITPAEGSGDADPTVNQATSQRYPAGSIFKVVVSAAALASGDYTPESVLAAPQRLTLPGTSTELRNFGDDPCSSSGEQSLIDALTISCNTAFAQLGIDLGEDAVRDMAAGFGIDGEGFDIPLPVAGSQIGDIANDAELGVTSIGQQDVALTPLQAAMIASAVANDGRLMKPRLVDSIQAPDLTVVDQTDPEELGRPFSAEVADDLTEMMTSVVENGSGRRAQISGVTVAGKTGTAETGTDAPDHNWFIGFAPADDPQIAVAVFVKNGGGTGGDTSAPIARSVIQAFLDSQGAGG